AACAGCGCGGGCCAACACCATTGGCGCGCCTTTCTCATATAGTGTAGTGCCATCCTCAAGATGCAGCTGTTCAACTATTTTATATAACGATTTTTTGTTGTGATGATAAGCATCGAAACTTAGGTGATAGCTTATAAACTGGAACAGAATAATGCTGCACGCTATCCCCATGGATAAGCCGAATACATTAATAAGTGTATAAAATTTGTGCTTCCACAAATTACGCCAGGCTATTTTTAAGTAGCTTTTAATCATCGCTTTAGTTCATTAGTTCATTAGTTCGATGGTTCATTAGTGGTATTGTTCATTAGCTTTGGCATCGTCCTTAACACATCAACGCCAGTCAGGCAAAACCAATGAACCAGTGAACCAATGAACAACCTATTCGCTCTTTAAACTTTTAACCGGGTTGGCTGTGGCAGCTTTTATGGTGTGATAACCAACCGCCATCAGTGCCATAACTATAGCAATTGTTCCCGAGATAAATACCAGGCCAATATCGGGTTTTATTCGGTAAGCATAAGTTTGCAGCCATTTACCAATGCTCAACCAGGCTATCGGCGCGGCTATTACAATTGCTACCAGCACAAGCTTCACAAAATCAATTGATAGCAAAGTGGTGATTGATGTTACCGAGGCGCCCAAAACCTTACGAATGCCAATTTCTTTAATGCGCTGCTCGGCAGTAAACGTTGCCAGGCCAAATAGCCCCATACATGCCATAAATGCAATCAGGAAACTGAATAATGTAAAAAGCTGCTGCAATTTATTATCGGCCTTATATTGCTCCTGCAACAAATCGTTTACCCATCGGTATTCAAATATTTTACCTGGGAAAAATTGCTTCCATAGTTTATCAACGTTGGTTAATACCTGCTTCTGGCTACCAGGCTGCACTCTCATCAGCATACTGCCATAGGTAATTTTATTATCGGCTACAATTAGTGTTGGCGACATCGCAATTTTAAGCGATTCGTTATTGAAATCTTTAATAATACCCACCGGTATCCCGCGCATGTTTAATATAGGCTTGTTTAATTCTTTGATATTGAACGCCTGCGCTGTATAAGCTGTAATTAAAACAGGTTGCGTTTTTTGCGCTTCCTCAAACTTCTCCATACTTTTTTGCATTAATGAATCTGAGTTTAAAGCATCATTTCCAAATTTATTGCTAAACAACCGTCCCTTCTGCAATTGGAGTTTTAAAGTACTGACCAAATCCACATCAGCTTTGATATAAGTGGCCTGAATTTTATTGCCCTTTTGATTAGGATCATCAACCATTGTTGTCATAAAGCCGCCGCCGCCGGATGGGTACCAAGTACTGATACTGGCATTTTCGACGCCGGCAATTTTTAACACCTCTTGTTTAAAGGCATCGCCACTTGTACCCAAATCTGTTTCGTTAATACGCAGCAGGTTATTTTTATCGTACCCTAAATCTTTATTATTGATAAACTTAAGTTGTTTTTGAACAACAATGGTACAAATCAATACTGCTACAGATATAGTGAATTGCACGACAACCAAGGCTTTACGCAATACACCGCTACCCTGTTGGACGCCAGTATTACCCTTTAAAGCCGTTGCCGGTAAGCGCCCCGATAAAAGTAAAGCCGGGTATAACCCGGTTAATAAACTCACCAGTAAAACCACCCCGCATATTGCCGAAAACATGCCGATGTTACGGGATAGTGTCAACATTAGCTTATATCCTAAATAGTTTTCGACCGGGTTAAGTAATATGCTGTAAACAAATATGCCTATGGCAAAAGAGATAACAAAAAACAAAATCGACTCGAACAAAAATTGGGCAATTAAATCGGACCTGGCAGCGCCAAGTACTTTACGGATCCCTACTTCGGCTATCCGTTTTAACGCGCGTGCGGTGGTTAAATTGATAAAGTTGATGCAGGCAATAATAAATAGCAACACGGCGATGCCACTAAAGATGTATACATTGCTTATTTTACCCTGTACACGCTGATACCCCCCAAAATCAGACTTTAAATAGACATCTGTTATCGGTTGAAACTCATAGCTAACATTCCTGCTGTTTCCCTTTGTAAATTGCGCGTACCATTTATTAACCTTGGCACTAAACAGTTTTACCGAACTACCCGGTTTTAACAGAATGTATTGCGAAGTAAATGTACCGAAGCCACCTTTATTAAGTTGATTGTAATCGGCATCATGTTCATTTAAAACCAGCATATCTGCCCTTAAATGCGTGTTTGAAGGAATATCCTTTATAATACCGGTAATAATGTACGTTTTCGCTTTACCAAAATCAGGAATATCCGTTATGGTTTTCCCTATAGGGTTTCCGTCAGCAAAATATTGCTTCCTTATTTTTTCGGTGATGACAAGGTTGGGATACCCGGGAACAAACTTCTTAGGGTTGCCAAGCACAACCGAAAAATCCAGCATATTCCAAACGCTTGGTTCGGCTGACAGTGCAACAATGCTTACCCCATCCCTGTTATCGCCCAGTTTATACCGGAATTCTCTGTCTACCATCCTGCAATAATCCTTTACCTCCGGAAAATTGGTTTTCAGGGTTGGCCCTAAACCGGTAAAGCTTCGGGGCGATCTATCCACTAAGTTTTTATCGCTGTTATCTACCGTTATTACCCGGTAAATATTATCCGCGTTTTTCCATTGCCTATCGTACGACAGGTCATCTATCACCACCGTGGCAACCAACAGGCACGCCGCCATACCAATAGTAAGCCCGGCTATGTTTATCAGGGAATAAACCCTGTTACGTTGTAAATTACGGAAGGCTATCTTGATATAATTCTTTATCATATGTCAGTTCATTGGTTCACTTGTTCATTAATTCATTGGTTGTATTGTTCATTAGCTTTGCTGATTCGATTCATTAGTTCATTGGAACGCGGGTATAGCAGATAAATCGCTATTAGTTGCAACCTGTATAACCACACAAGACCAATGAACTAATGAACCAGTGAACCAATGAACCAATGAACGAAGCTATTCGCTACGCAAGCTCTTCACCGGGTTTGCTCTGGCCGCCTTTAAGGTATGGTAACTCACAGCCAACAAAGCGGTAGCTATGGCTATAAAACCAGCGATAGTAAAAAGGAACCAATCGGGTGTTATGCGATATGCAAAGTTTTGCAGCCATTGGTTTACCAGGTACCAGGACAGCGGAACGGCAATTACAAATGCGCCCAGCGCAAGGTATATTGTGCCCCTGTTAAGCAACACAAACAAATTTACCAACGATGCCCCAAGTACCTTGCGGATACCAATCTCTTTTGTGCGGTTAATGGTTGTAAGGCCGGATAGGCCAAACAATCCTAAGCAAGCAAGTATGATAGCGATGATACATGATACGGTAATGGTAGTCATCCAGCGCAAATAAGCATCGTAGCTTTTGGCAACATCCTGGTCCATGAAAGTATAAGTAAGCGGAAGGTTATTGGTTAATTTGTTCCATTCGCTTTTTAATTTAGCCATAGTTCCCGGAATGCTTTGGTGTGCCTTTATCCGCAGCCAGTAATAAAATATAGGATCGCGGTTGATGGTATGATAGGCCGGTGGGATCACCTGGGTGAGATCGCGGTTGTGGTAATCTTTACAAACGCCAATAATAATACCACCAATGGTGGTATTATATACATCAAGTGCCGGCTTACCAAGCATATTATACAATGTTTGATTTACAACTACATTGTGCCTGATCTTGGTTCCGGCGGGCGCCTTTTGCTCTTCAGACAGCACCATTCTGGCGCTATCACTTGCTATATCACGCGAAAAATCGCGCCCTTTAACAATTGGTATTTTGTTGAATTTAAAATAATCATAATCAACATTTAAAAAATCAACCGGAACACTTTTGCCGTTAATGGTATGCCCGTTGGTGCTTGCCACATCAAAATAAAATGAAGCGCCTGTTGCGCCATCCAGGGATGGTTCAGTATCGGCATAATGATATATGGCCTCTTTTAATCGGTTGCCGTTTTGTTTATCCGCATAATCATAAGGATTGTGCAGTACCACAACCTGGTCTTTATCAAACCCCATCTCGGTTTGATTAATAAAACGCATTTGTTTATTAATCACCAACGATGATATCACTAAAATAACACAAACCGAAAACTGAACGATGATAAGGCTTTTTGACAATACAGGATTAATGCGATAAGCCGAAAACCCTCTCATGATATTTAAAGGTTTTAGCCCAGACATGGCATAAGCAGGGTAAATGCCTGCTGCAAAGCCAAGCAAAATAGCCAGCACGGGCAGCAACACTAAAAGATTAACAGATGAAAAATTATTTAAGCTAATGCCGGCACCTGTAAGCGTGCTAAAAAATGGCATTACAGACACCGCCAGTACAATGCCTGCTGATACCGATATAAAAGCGAGCAATTGGGTTTCTGTATAATATTGCATAATGATTTGTATTCGCCCTGCCCCTATGGTTTTGCGAACGCCAACATCCTGGGATCGCGAAATAGCATTAGTAAGCGTAAGCAGCACATAATTAAAGCAGGCTATCACCAAAATAATTACTGCAAGGGTTATCAGTTGATAAATGTTTTTGAGGTTGGTGTAATGTCCCCATGCCCCGCCCTGGTTATAATGGGCATCGGCAAAACTTCTTAAATAAATATGGGTATCAGAAGCTTTGGTTGTTGGATCCTGCTTTTGCATGAATTCGGTAAGCGATTTAAAATAAGTTTTCGCAAAAACATCGAGTTTCTGCCGAAAACGGAACACGTCTGTTCCTTCTTTTATTTTAACAATCAGCACTTCGCTAAATGAGTTAACTCCATTACTAATCTTTTCCTTATAATCTTCTCTCGACTCCAGCGGAAAGATCAAATCAAACTGCATACTTGAATTTGCCGGAAAATCTTTCATCACACCATTAACAGTTACCAATATAGGTTTGGCATCTCCCGGCAATTGAATGGTTTTGCCTATGGGGTCGGCAGCACCAAAATATTTATTAGCCAGCCGCTGGCTGATCACCACCTGGTTACGACCGTTTAAAACCGTTTTGGGATCTCCTTTAATTAGCGGATAGTTAAATACTTTAAAAAAATCGGCATCGGCGCAAACGATATTGTCATCTTCCTGAAAATTTTGGTTGCTCACTTTTATAACCGGTTTATAAAAACCTTCAAACCGCACAGCACTTTCAATCTCCGGGAAATTTCGCTTCATATCCGGTGCTAACGCAGGCGGCGTAGTGGTTATATTTTTTTTATCTTCTATATTAGTCAAAAACGAAAAGAAACCATTTTCGCTCTTATCATCAGTTGGTTTTGAAAATATGTCCGACTCTTCCACTCTGTACAACCTATTTACGTCGTTATGGAATTTATCAAACGATTGCTCGTTTTTTAGATATAAATAGACAAGAATACAAAAGGCACTTGCGATACTCAATCCAACTATATTGATAGCGGTGTATAACTTGTTGCGCAAAATGTTCCTGAAGGCCAATACTAAATTGTTTTTTATCATATTATTGGTTCATTAATTCAATAATTCATTAGTTCATTGGTCTTGTATGTTGGTTCACTGTTTATTGGCCATGGATGGTTTGTTAGTTTTTTGGACGCGCGGTCAGCAGATCAAACTAAGGTTTGCCGCCCGCCACCAGTGAACCAATGAACTAACCTATTCGCTACGCAAACTATTCACAGGGTTAGCAACCGCAGCCTTTACCGTTTGGAAGCTTAGTGTAAATAGTGCAGCCAATAACATACCTGCACCGCTTGCCACAAATATCCACCAACTGACAGTGGTACGGTCGGCAAAACTTTCCATCCATTTGTTCATGGCGTACCAGGCCAATGGGGTAACCAGCACAAATGCAAGTAAAATAAGTAATATCAGCTCGGTTGATAGCAGGGTGACAATCTGCGCAACCGACGCGCCGAGTACCTTCCGTACGCCAATTTCTTTGGTGCGTAAATTGGTGGTGTACATAGCCAGGCCTAACAAACCTAAACAACTGATAAATATAGATAGGCCTGTTGCCCAGGTAAGCAAGGTAGACGTATGTTGCTCTGATTCGTAAAATTTTTCGATGTTTTTATCATAAAAACTATAATCAAAGTCATCATCGGGGTATAGTTCCTTCCAGGTTTTTTCCATGCTGCCAAGGGCCTTCTTCCAATCGTCGCCCCCGGCTGATTGTGGTTTTAAAGCGATATGGAAAGTACGGTTTTGATATTTACGGTATGGTATAAGTATGGCAAGCGGCTTAATGGCATCATGTAATGATTTTTGATAAAAATCGGCAACCACACCTACTATCTCCATTTTTTTATCATCGTTATAATCAAGCATTTTACCTATCGCATCTGATGGCTTTTTAAAACCGAGCGTCCGGGCATAAGTATTGTTAATTATCAAAGCCTTTGTTGAATCGGCTTGCGTGATATTGCGGCCGGCCAGTAGTTTAATATTATAAACCTTCAGGTAGTTTTCATCCCCGAATTTTTGCTGAACATCTGTTTTAACCTCCTTTTTACCGTCTTTGTAAGTGGCCTCGGTGCTGTTGGTATTGCCCGAAGATGGCGGATTACTACCAACAGCCATTATTTCAATTTGCGGGATGGCGGCAACCCTGTTTTTAAAAACCTGCTTTGTTCCTTCATTTGAATTTTTATACGGGATGGTTATATTGATAATAGCATCTTTTTTAAAACCCAGATCCTTATGTAGGGCATAATAAATTTGTTTGCTTACCAATATGGTAGCCATGATAAAAAATTGCGCTATTACAAACTGAACCGTAGTTAACGATTTACGCAGAAACGCGTTACGGGTTTTACTTGTGCCCGAGTGCGCCTGGTTTTTAAACACATCAACCGGCTTATAGCCCGATAATACCAGCGCTGGGTAAAAACCAGATAATATACTTACAACCACCACTAATGCAAGCATAAACAGCAGGATATTGCCATGATGCAGGTAATCAACCGTGATACCTTTGGGGGTAAAATCGGCAAATAGTTTAAGGATGGATGGTGCGACCAGCAGCGCTATAATTACTGCAAAAATGGTTATCAGGAAGGTTTCGCTCAAAAATTGGGTTATCAGTTGGCGGCGGGTGCTTCCCATTGTTTTACGGATGCCTATTTCTTTGGCGCGTTGCGAAGCCTGGGCTGTTGTAAGGTTTACAAAGTTGATGCAACCTAATAGTAACAAAAATGCAGCTATAACCAGTAAGCCATATAAGGTTGTCTTGCTTGCTGTGTGGCCACCATCAAAATTATTGTAATCTTTGTTAAAGTGCAGATCGCTTAACGGCTGCAAATGAAAAACCTGGGTATTGCCGGCATCTTCCTTTTTAGGCGGATGATGCTTTTTTAGCAATACATTCAGCTGCTTTTCAACATTAGCTGCCGATGCATTATCTGCAAGTTTAAGGAACAATACGGATGCAGATGTGGTACTCCCCCATTCTGTTAACTGAAGATTATCTTTGAGGGCCGGATTGTTAAGGCCAGTACTATAGGATATAAAATCATGAAAATTAAAGTCGGTGTTTTCTTTAGGAGTTTGTATAATACCGGTAACAGTAGTTTTAATGGTATCATAAGTTACCGTTTTGCCCAGCATCTGGCCGTAAGAAAGCTTGGGGAAATATATCTTAGCCTGATCTGACGTTAGCACCACCTGGTAAGGCTCGTTCAGCGCCGTTTTAGCCGATCCTGCAAGCCAGGTATAATCAAATAGTGTAAAATATCTGCCATCGGCCAGTACAATATTTTCATGGTCTTTAAACCTTGTGGGTACATTGGTGTTATTGGCAATAAATACATTCATGCCGCCATTGGTAAAAAACGGCACCACGTCTTTTACGCCCGTTACTTCGGCTTTTACAGCCCCCGCCAATGGGCCGGTAACGCCACCGTTATACCCCACATTGCCCGAAAACGAATACTCGGTAACCACGCGGTAAATCTTATCGCTGTCCCTATGGTTTTTATCAAACGTAAAATCATAATTTACAATAACGTAAATTACCAAAGCGGCACTAATGCCGATAGACAACCCTACAATGTTTATCATTGTAAACAACTTGTGCCGTCCGAAATTACGGAACGCAATCTTGAAGTAATTTTTTATCATTTTATTGGTTCATTAGTTCACTTGTCCATTGGTTCATTGGTGCCGCTTGTATATCCATCAGCCTTGCTAACTGCCCACTGCCAACTGCCTACTCACTTCTAAGGCTCCTGGTCGGGTTAGCCATCGCGGCTTTTATGGTCTGGAAGCTTGATATTATCAGGGCGGTTAACAGCATCCCGCCACCGCTTAGTACAAAAATCCACCAGCTGATGCTGGTACGGTCGGCAAAGCTTTGCATCCATTTGTTCATGGCGTACCAGGCTAATGGCGTAACCAGCGCAAATGCCAGCAGGATAACTAATATTAACTCGGTTGATAGCAGCGCAACTATCTGCGATACTGTGGCGCCAAGAACTTTACGTACCCCTATCTCTTTAGTACGCTGGTTGGTGTTATAAATAGCCAGCCCTAATAAACCCAGGCAGCTGATGAATATAGATAGCCCCGTTGCCCATGTTAACAAAGTTGATGTATGCTGCTCGGCATCGTAGAACCTGGCAATATTTTCATCAAAAAAGTGGTATTCAAAATCATCTTCGGGATAAATTTCCTTCCAGGATACTTCCATCGCGGCAATCGCTTTTTTCCAGTCATCACCGCCGGCCGATTGTGGCTTTAGTGCGATGTGGAAGGTGCCGTTATTGTAGTGGTTAAGCTCGGTTAAAATACATATCGGACTAATTGGCGCATGTAATGATTCGGCATGGAAATCATGTACTACACCGATGATCTGCATTTTTACATCTCCGTTAAAATTGTCGATGTATTTGCCAACCGCATCGGCTGGGTTTTTAAAGCCAATGGCGTGGGCGTAGGTTTCATTTATTAAAAATGCTTTTGAGGTATCACCCGGTAGTAAATTGCGCCCGGCTATTAATTTAATGTGGTATACTTTAATGTAGTTTTCGTCGCCGAATTTTTCAGCCAGCTCCATTTTAATTTCCTTTTTGCCATCGCGGAAAGTAGCCTCGGTTGAGTTACCATTATCAGACGACGGCGCATCTTTGCCCAGGCTTACCAATTGCACCTGTGGCAGGGCGATAATCTTATTTAAAAATACCTGGTTACGGCTTTCTGTGCGATTTTTCCATGGGGAATTGATAATCAAAATAGCATCCTTCTTCAACCCCAGGTCTTTATGCAGCGCGTAATATATTTGCTTGCTAACCAATACGGTAGCCATAATAAAAAATTGGGCTATTACAAATTGCGTTACCGTGAGCGATTTACGCAACCAGGCATTCCGTGTTTTACTGCTGTTTGACGATGCCTGGTTTTTAAGTACCAAAACCGGTTTATAGCCCGATAGTAAAACCGCGGGATAAAAACCGGATAACAAACTCACTACGAATGTAAGCGCCACCAGAAACACAATAAGATTGGGCTCACTTAAAAGATCTAACGTAATCCCTTGAGGAATAAAATCTTTAAACAAGTTGAGGATCACCGGCGCAATCAAAACTGAGATAACGACTGCGATCAGGGTAATAAAAAAGGTCTCGGTCAAAAACTGAATGATAAGTTGAAGCCTGCTGCTGCCCATTGTTTTGCGAATGCCAATTTCTTTGGCGCGTTGGGCAGCCTGCGCTGTTGTTAAATTAACAAAATTGATGCAGCCCAGCAATAATAAAAACATGGCAATGGCAAGCAAGCCGGACAATGTTGTTTTGCTTGCTGTGCGGCCGCCATAAAAAGTACCGTAAAGCGCATTAAAATGAACATCGCTTAGTGGTTGTAAAGCAAAGCTGCGCGTATTGCCTTTATTGGATGGCGTTGGCGGGTTATGTTTTTTTAAAATTTCGTTTAGCTGTTTGATAACTTGCCCGGGCTGGGTTGTGGGCGATAGCTTCACGAACAATTGTGTAGCGGGGCTTGTGCCGCCCCAATGCAAAGGACGCATCTGGTTGCGCAGGGCGCCGTTGTTAACCGCGGTGGCCAGCGAAATAAAGTCATGCGCTTCAAAATCCGAGTTGCCTTTAAGCGGTTCAACAATTCCCGTAACGGTAGTACTTAATGTATCATAAGTAACCACCCTGCCAATCATTTCACTGTATGTTAGTTTAGGGAAATATTTTTTGGCCTGATCTGCCCTCAATACCACTTGGTTTGGTCCGTTAAAGGCAACTCTGGCATTGCCGGAAAGCCAGCTATAGCCAAACAGTTTAAAGTAACGGCCGTCGGTAAGTACTACATTGTCCTGTAACTTAAACCTGACCACCGAGCCCAATTTTTCTGTTATCGATACATTAGGTTGATAGATATTGAAAAACAAAGCCGAAGTTTCAATTCCGCTTACACCGCTGCGCACAGCTTCGGGCATTGGCCCGCAAACGCCGCGGTTGTAGGCAGGCTGACCGCCAAAAGTAAAATTAGTAACCACCCGGTAAATCCGGTCGGCATCCTTGTACTCATTGAAAGTAAAATCAAAATGTACTATCAAATAAATAACCAACGCCGAACTGATCCCGATAGACAAGCCGATTACATTAATAAACGTAAAAAACTTGTGCCGCCAAAAGTTGCGCAGGGCTATTTTAAAATAGTTTTTAATCATTCTTTTTGTTCATTAGTTCACTGGTTCATTAGTTCATTGATCTTATCGCTTCAAAACTTTGTAATAAGCTGCTTACTGCAAACTCACAACTGTCAACTCACTACTCACTGCGAAGGCTTTTTACCGGGTTTGCCGATGCTGCTTTGATGGATTGAAAGCTGATAGTTAAAAAAGCGATGACAACGGCTATTACGCCTGCCATTACAAACACCCACCATTGGATGCTGATGCGGAAGGCAAAATCAAGCAGCCACTTGCTCATGGAGTACCATGCTATGGGTAATGCAATTACCGATGCAATAAGTACCAGTTTTAAAAAGTCTTTAGATAGTTCGGTTACTATTTGAGGGATGCTGGCGCCCAAAACTTTGCGCACGCCTATCTCTTTAACCCGCTGTGTAATGGTGAATGCCGACAAACCAAACAAACCCAAACAAGCTATAAATATGGCAATGAACGAGAATATAGTAAACAAGCTCCCTTGCTGTTGCTCACTGTTGTATAACTTTTGAAATTTATCATCCAGGAAAACATATTCAAACGGGGTCTCGGGCTGATATTTTTTCCAGGCCTGCTCCAGGGTATTAATGGCCTCCTGCACGTGATCACCATCAATTTCAACAGATAACCGGCGATAACTGTTGTTGGCGAATGACGGCATCCGCATCAGTAACGGGATGATATTTTGATGCAGTGATTCAAAATGAAAATCATTAACTACACCTATTATCTTCCCTTTTACGCCACCATAACTAATTTCTTTACCAACGGCGCTCTCGGGGGTTTGCCAGCCCAACACTTTTGCGGCCGAAACATTGATTACATAGTTGTTGGTGTCGGTTCCAAAATCCTTCGAAAAATTACGGCCTGCAGCCATTTTCATGCCGTACGTTGGTATAAAACCGTAATCGGTATTGATGTATTTTACATCTGCGTTTATCATTTTTGACGATCCGTTCTGCATCACCGAAATCCCCTGGTCGTCCAATAATCTGCCCGATGGGATCCGCGACGAACGGGATACATCTTTCACAATACCTTCTTTGGTAACCTCATTTTTAAAAACCTCAAATTGACCGGGGTTAAAAGGATTGGCTGCGGTTAGGATATGATCTTTATTAAAACCCAGCGCCTTTTGCTGCATGTACTTCAATTGCTGAAAAACAATAGTAGTGGCAACAATTAAGATGATAGATATGGAGAACTGAATA
The genomic region above belongs to Mucilaginibacter sp. KACC 22773 and contains:
- a CDS encoding ABC transporter permease: MIKNYIKIAFRNLQRNRVYSLINIAGLTIGMAACLLVATVVIDDLSYDRQWKNADNIYRVITVDNSDKNLVDRSPRSFTGLGPTLKTNFPEVKDYCRMVDREFRYKLGDNRDGVSIVALSAEPSVWNMLDFSVVLGNPKKFVPGYPNLVITEKIRKQYFADGNPIGKTITDIPDFGKAKTYIITGIIKDIPSNTHLRADMLVLNEHDADYNQLNKGGFGTFTSQYILLKPGSSVKLFSAKVNKWYAQFTKGNSRNVSYEFQPITDVYLKSDFGGYQRVQGKISNVYIFSGIAVLLFIIACINFINLTTARALKRIAEVGIRKVLGAARSDLIAQFLFESILFFVISFAIGIFVYSILLNPVENYLGYKLMLTLSRNIGMFSAICGVVLLVSLLTGLYPALLLSGRLPATALKGNTGVQQGSGVLRKALVVVQFTISVAVLICTIVVQKQLKFINNKDLGYDKNNLLRINETDLGTSGDAFKQEVLKIAGVENASISTWYPSGGGGFMTTMVDDPNQKGNKIQATYIKADVDLVSTLKLQLQKGRLFSNKFGNDALNSDSLMQKSMEKFEEAQKTQPVLITAYTAQAFNIKELNKPILNMRGIPVGIIKDFNNESLKIAMSPTLIVADNKITYGSMLMRVQPGSQKQVLTNVDKLWKQFFPGKIFEYRWVNDLLQEQYKADNKLQQLFTLFSFLIAFMACMGLFGLATFTAEQRIKEIGIRKVLGASVTSITTLLSIDFVKLVLVAIVIAAPIAWLSIGKWLQTYAYRIKPDIGLVFISGTIAIVMALMAVGYHTIKAATANPVKSLKSE
- a CDS encoding ABC transporter permease, translated to MIKNNLVLAFRNILRNKLYTAINIVGLSIASAFCILVYLYLKNEQSFDKFHNDVNRLYRVEESDIFSKPTDDKSENGFFSFLTNIEDKKNITTTPPALAPDMKRNFPEIESAVRFEGFYKPVIKVSNQNFQEDDNIVCADADFFKVFNYPLIKGDPKTVLNGRNQVVISQRLANKYFGAADPIGKTIQLPGDAKPILVTVNGVMKDFPANSSMQFDLIFPLESREDYKEKISNGVNSFSEVLIVKIKEGTDVFRFRQKLDVFAKTYFKSLTEFMQKQDPTTKASDTHIYLRSFADAHYNQGGAWGHYTNLKNIYQLITLAVIILVIACFNYVLLTLTNAISRSQDVGVRKTIGAGRIQIIMQYYTETQLLAFISVSAGIVLAVSVMPFFSTLTGAGISLNNFSSVNLLVLLPVLAILLGFAAGIYPAYAMSGLKPLNIMRGFSAYRINPVLSKSLIIVQFSVCVILVISSLVINKQMRFINQTEMGFDKDQVVVLHNPYDYADKQNGNRLKEAIYHYADTEPSLDGATGASFYFDVASTNGHTINGKSVPVDFLNVDYDYFKFNKIPIVKGRDFSRDIASDSARMVLSEEQKAPAGTKIRHNVVVNQTLYNMLGKPALDVYNTTIGGIIIGVCKDYHNRDLTQVIPPAYHTINRDPIFYYWLRIKAHQSIPGTMAKLKSEWNKLTNNLPLTYTFMDQDVAKSYDAYLRWMTTITVSCIIAIILACLGLFGLSGLTTINRTKEIGIRKVLGASLVNLFVLLNRGTIYLALGAFVIAVPLSWYLVNQWLQNFAYRITPDWFLFTIAGFIAIATALLAVSYHTLKAARANPVKSLRSE
- a CDS encoding ABC transporter permease codes for the protein MIKNYFKIAFRNFGRHKLFTMINIVGLSIGISAALVIYVIVNYDFTFDKNHRDSDKIYRVVTEYSFSGNVGYNGGVTGPLAGAVKAEVTGVKDVVPFFTNGGMNVFIANNTNVPTRFKDHENIVLADGRYFTLFDYTWLAGSAKTALNEPYQVVLTSDQAKIYFPKLSYGQMLGKTVTYDTIKTTVTGIIQTPKENTDFNFHDFISYSTGLNNPALKDNLQLTEWGSTTSASVLFLKLADNASAANVEKQLNVLLKKHHPPKKEDAGNTQVFHLQPLSDLHFNKDYNNFDGGHTASKTTLYGLLVIAAFLLLLGCINFVNLTTAQASQRAKEIGIRKTMGSTRRQLITQFLSETFLITIFAVIIALLVAPSILKLFADFTPKGITVDYLHHGNILLFMLALVVVVSILSGFYPALVLSGYKPVDVFKNQAHSGTSKTRNAFLRKSLTTVQFVIAQFFIMATILVSKQIYYALHKDLGFKKDAIINITIPYKNSNEGTKQVFKNRVAAIPQIEIMAVGSNPPSSGNTNSTEATYKDGKKEVKTDVQQKFGDENYLKVYNIKLLAGRNITQADSTKALIINNTYARTLGFKKPSDAIGKMLDYNDDKKMEIVGVVADFYQKSLHDAIKPLAILIPYRKYQNRTFHIALKPQSAGGDDWKKALGSMEKTWKELYPDDDFDYSFYDKNIEKFYESEQHTSTLLTWATGLSIFISCLGLLGLAMYTTNLRTKEIGVRKVLGASVAQIVTLLSTELILLILLAFVLVTPLAWYAMNKWMESFADRTTVSWWIFVASGAGMLLAALFTLSFQTVKAAVANPVNSLRSE
- a CDS encoding FtsX-like permease family protein gives rise to the protein MIKNYFKIALRNFWRHKFFTFINVIGLSIGISSALVIYLIVHFDFTFNEYKDADRIYRVVTNFTFGGQPAYNRGVCGPMPEAVRSGVSGIETSALFFNIYQPNVSITEKLGSVVRFKLQDNVVLTDGRYFKLFGYSWLSGNARVAFNGPNQVVLRADQAKKYFPKLTYSEMIGRVVTYDTLSTTVTGIVEPLKGNSDFEAHDFISLATAVNNGALRNQMRPLHWGGTSPATQLFVKLSPTTQPGQVIKQLNEILKKHNPPTPSNKGNTRSFALQPLSDVHFNALYGTFYGGRTASKTTLSGLLAIAMFLLLLGCINFVNLTTAQAAQRAKEIGIRKTMGSSRLQLIIQFLTETFFITLIAVVISVLIAPVILNLFKDFIPQGITLDLLSEPNLIVFLVALTFVVSLLSGFYPAVLLSGYKPVLVLKNQASSNSSKTRNAWLRKSLTVTQFVIAQFFIMATVLVSKQIYYALHKDLGLKKDAILIINSPWKNRTESRNQVFLNKIIALPQVQLVSLGKDAPSSDNGNSTEATFRDGKKEIKMELAEKFGDENYIKVYHIKLIAGRNLLPGDTSKAFLINETYAHAIGFKNPADAVGKYIDNFNGDVKMQIIGVVHDFHAESLHAPISPICILTELNHYNNGTFHIALKPQSAGGDDWKKAIAAMEVSWKEIYPEDDFEYHFFDENIARFYDAEQHTSTLLTWATGLSIFISCLGLLGLAIYNTNQRTKEIGVRKVLGATVSQIVALLSTELILVILLAFALVTPLAWYAMNKWMQSFADRTSISWWIFVLSGGGMLLTALIISSFQTIKAAMANPTRSLRSE